The DNA segment TTCGATCATTTCTTTTTTGGCTCGCCGAGCCTTGGCTTCGCCCAACGAAATGTTCCGGCAAATACTTTTCAGAACCGCAATGCTCAACCCGTAACGCGCCTCAAGTTCCGCCAATCTTTGTTGAGCTGCCTTAATCGCCTCTGCATTCTCGGCAAGCGTTCCGGCGTATGCCGCGTGGCTGTTGACAAACTGATTCAACCATTCGAGATTAGTCTCATTTGCGGTAAACGCATTGATAAAGTCTTTGCGCGGCAGCTTCGCTTTCTTGACACAAATATCCAAAATGACTCGCTCTTCTTCACGAATAGCGGCCATCAACTCTTCGGAAACGGATACCATTTTTTTCAGATATTGCGGAGTCCACTTGAACTCGCAGAATATCTCATCCATGGCATCAAACGCTTTTTCGGACTTATCGTGTCCGTAACCATGCTTTTTCACTGACGCGAACGCCGCTTTCAACGCCTTACGTAGAGCATCGACCTTCAGTTTCACTTCTTCGTAGTCGATAGTCTTAGACTCTTCTTCTGTCTCTTCGGCCGGCGCTTCCATTTCAATGCCGCTGACGTCGATATCTTCAACTTCCGTCAAGTCGACAAAGCCCATCACCAAATCGTTGAGGCGAACACCGGAGTCGTCATCTTTCACCGAATCGAAAGCCTCGATAAACGATTCGACGATAAAACCGGAACGAGCAATCGCCCCGACAACCTGCCGCTGCCCTTCTTCGATACGCTTGGCAATTTTTAATTCTTCTTCACGGGTTAATAACTCTACAGACCCCATTTCGCGCATGTAGAGCCGCACCGGATCAGTGGTTCGACCGAACTCGCTGTCGACCGACGCCAAGGCCGCGACTTCCGCAACCTCTTCGTCGTCGTCGGCGGTCACAACTGCATCGGAGGTAATCAGGGAATCGTCGTCGTCGGGCGCAACCTCATAAACCTGAATCCCCATGTCGTTGATCATCCCGATAATATCGTCGATTTGCTCGGGATCGATGATATCGCTAGGCAGGTGGTCGTTAACCTCGGCATAAGTCAAATAACCCTGCGCCTTGCCTTTCGCTATCAGTTGTTTTAATTGGGATTGCTGTTGTTCTTGATTCATTCTTTACTCACAATACGTTTTCAGCACCAAGCGCCGCAGAACAGGAAATTATAACGATAAACCCCGATCCGGTCACCTAAAAGCCATTGTTCGCACCGGCCACCGTCAAAACAAGAGACCCGCGCTGTTGCCCTTTAAAACATCACATCAGCTCAGATCCCTAAAGCTTTTCTTTCAACAATTCTCTCAACAACTCTCTCTCATCAGGCGCCAGACCTTCACGACCCTCCTTGTCTATCAGGCGATTCAGCATTTGCTCCCTGGTTTGCCGGCAAAGCTGCTGTAACGCCCCACTGAATTCGGCCTCTTCGCCCCCAGCCGGCACCCCCAACTCCAGCGCCGCCAACGCCTTTACCGTCTTTTCCTGAGCCGACCCGCGGAAAGCTTCCAACAAGATGGCGCTGTTTTCCGGCTTTTCAAGTGCAATAACCCGCAACACATCCTTGAGCACGGCGATACCAGAAAAATCCAACTCTTCAAGCTCGACACCCTGCCGTTCGACCAAAATAGCGAGCCCAGGATGCTGCACCAACAGTGCGATAACTTTACGCGGAAGCGATAGCCTGACCGAGTCCTTGACCGCTGACGCATCGCCACGCCCACCCTTAAGTGTAGACCGCTTTTCGCCAAGGTCGATGACTCCGGGCATCGCCACCAAAGCCTGCAACCGTGCAAACATCATTTCCCGAAAAAAACCAGAAGGGACTTTATCCAGCGCCGGCTTGGCGGCAGCCAACACCTGCGCCCTACCTTCAACAGTCGCCCTATCGGCACCCGACCCAATATTTGCAAAAAAGTAATCCGACAAGACCTGCGCAGAGCCGATTCGTTCCAAAAAACTTTCTACTCCGTCCGACCGCAACAAAGAATCGGGGTCTTGCCCTTGCGGCAACAACATGATTTTGATCTGCCGGCCGTCGCGCAAACAGGGCAAAGACGCGTCTACCGCCTTCCACGCCGCTTGCCTCCCGGCATTGTCGCCATCGAAGCAAAACACCAATTCGGAGGTGAAGCGAAACAGCAAATCGATCTGACTCTTTGACGTCGCCGTTCCGAGCGCAGCCACGGCATAAGCGATGCCGAATTGAGCCAAAGCGATAACATCCATATATCCCTCGACCACCAAAATCCGAGTCGGCTTGGAATTGCGCTGCAATAGCTCGCATAACCCGTAAAGCTCTTTACCTTTGGAAAAAACCGGAGTTTCCGGTGAATTCAGATATTTGGGCAGAGAATCATCCAGGACTCGAGCCCCAAATCCAATAACACGCTTACGTTTGTCACGAATCGGAAACATCAACCGCCCGCGAAACCGGTCGTAGATCTTTCCATCATCTCTGACTACCAGCAGCCCAGCTTCGCTCAACTCAGCGCGACTGAATCGTGTCAGCACCCCATCCCAACGGTCCGGCGCATAACCGAGCAGAAATTCCTCAGCTATCTCGCCGCCGACACCACGCTTATTCAAATATTCTTGCGCCCGCCGCCCCTCCGGACTGGATCGCAATTGCTCAGCGTAAAACCTGGCAACGTCCGCCAATACATCGTAGAGCCTTACCAACCCCTGCTTATCAGACACCGGCACGCTAAAACCGCCGCCCGCCTCCCGCGGCACATCCACTCCGGCAAAATTCGCTAAATCCTCGACCGCCTCAACGAAGCCCAAATGATTGAACTCCATCAAAAATCCGATGGCATTACCGCTAGCACCACAACCGAAGCAGTGATAAATCTGTCTCGCGCGATTTACGGAAAAACTAGGAGTTTTCTCGGTATGAAAAGGGCAGCGCGCAACGTAATTGGCACCTGACTTTTTTAAGGGGACGCGCGAGTCGATTAAATCAACAATATCGACCCGCACCAACAGATCATCGATAAACTGGCGAGGTATTCTGCCGGACATATTACCGACAGGACATTAGGCTATAAAACGCGCCTTGATTCGAGCACTAACGACCGCCATATCGGCCTTGCCTTGCATTTTCGGCTTCAACAAAGCCATGACGCTGCCCATCTCTTTCACCGAAGTTGCACCAACCTGAGTGACCGCCTCGACAACCATGGCATCTATTTCGGCATCGGTAAACTGCTGCGGCAGAAAGTCCTGTATTACCAGCACTTCAGCCTCCTCAATATCGGCTAGATCATGGCGTTCCGCATCACGGAACTGTTTGATCGATTCCCGGCGCTGCTTGAGCATTTTGTCGAGTACTGAAATGATTCGATCGTCGCTCAACTCGATCCTTTCATCAACCTCAACTTGCTTAATCGCAGCCAAGATCATACGAATCACACCGAGCCGAGCCTTGTCGCCGCTTTTCATCGCAGCTTTCATATCTTCCTTGATACGTTCCTTCAACACATCCATCTAACAGCCTTAAACCTGCGGACGACCGCGGCGCAAATTTTTCAGCGCATAGCGTTCGCGAGCCAATTTTTTCAGGTGGCGCTTTACCGCCGCCGCACCCTTGCGCTTACGCTCGGTAGTCGGTTTTTCGTAAAACTCACGGCGGCGCACTTCCGCCAAGACGCCAGCCTTCTCGCAGGCACGTTTAAAGCGGCGAATCGCGATGTCGAAATGTTCGTTTTCTTTAACTTTAACTGATGGCATTAGCAATAATCCGAATTGTGTTAGTATCTTTTCAAGCAATCGGCGAACCTTGCCCACCGAAAACGGCCGATTATACTCATAAATATCTTTTATTCCAAAAACTAATGTTTGTTCTCGGCCTAGAAACCTCTTGCGACGAAACGGCGGTCGCGGTTTACCACGCCAATCGAGGCTTGATTGCCCATACCCTATTCAGCCAAGTTGCCACCCATGCCGAGTACGGCGGCGTAGTACCGGAACTGGCTTCGCGCGACCATATCCGCAAACTAGTACCGTTGATCAGAGCCGTACTGGCCGACGCCTCACTGCAAGCCACGGATATCGGCGGCATCGCTTACACGGCCGGTCCCGGCTTAATGGGTTCGCTACTAGTCGGCGCCGCCACAGCCAGAAGTTTGGCTTGGACCTGGCAGGTACCGGCCATCGCCGTCCACCACATGGAAGGCCATTTGTTGGCGCCCATGCTGGAGGACAATCCGCCAGCATTCCCGTTTGTCGCCCTGCTTATATCCGGCGGCCACACGATGCTGATCGAAGTTACCGGTATCGGTCATTACCGATTACTGGGCGAATCGCTGGACGACGCCGCCGGCGAAGCCTTCGACAAAACCGCCAAGATGCTGGAGCTCGACTACCCCGGCGGCCCCAGATTGGCAAAACTAGCCGAACAAGGCCTGTCCCGCTTCAAATTTCCACGTCCAATGACCGATCGCCCAGGCCTGGACTTCAGCTTCAGCGGCCTAAAGACCTTTACCCTAAACGCATTGCACGAAACCGGCCAATCGCCGCAAGACAAAGCCGACATCGCTTTTGCCTTTCAGCAGGCCGTTGCCGAGACTTTGACCATAAAATGCCGGCGCGCACTTCAAATCACCGGCCTGAAAACCCTGGTTGTTGCCGGCGGCGTCAGCGCCAACCGCGAAATTCGCCACCAACTTTCAGCTATGGCCGACAGCGCGAATACCCGGATCTATTTCCCGCGCCCGGACTTCTGCACCGACAACGGCGCCATGATCGCTTATGCCGGCGCCCAACGCTTGATGGCCGGACAAACGCAAAACTTGGAAATCTTTGCCCGGCCGCGCTGGCCGATGGAACAGCTGCGGCAGTTGTGATCAGGACTCCTGACCAGCCAAAAGCCGCTGGATATTGCTTTTGTGGCGCCAAAGCAAAATCAGGGATATTAAAGTAAACGTGGCCGTCAAATACGCATCACCGACGATCAGCCAGGTGTAGATCGGAGCCAACGTCGCGGCCACCAGTGCAGATAACGACGAGATTTTGCCCAACTTATAGACGATAAACCAAGTTCCGGCGACAGCCACACCCAGCAGCCAAGCCACTCCCAACGTCACACCCAACGAAGTCGCGACACCCTTGCCGCCTTTAAATTGAAAAAATACCGGATACAAATGACCGATGAAAGCGGCAAACACCACCGCGGACAATACCAAGCTATCGACCGCCAATGCTTTGGCAACCAACACCGGCAACAAACCTTTTAGCGCATCGCCGACCAGCGTAATCGCCGCAGCTTTTTTTCCGCCGATGCGCATCACATTGGTAGCCCCGGGATTGCCGGAACCGTTTTCTCGCGGATCGGCCAAGCCCATCATTTTACAGACAATAATCGCACTCGACACCGAACCGGCCAAATAGGCCAACGGCACCAACAACCACTCCATCATTCAAACAACCTCATATCAATACTTGTACAGCGCAGCCATTTACTCGATACTGCGGCGATTTTGTTACGAAATATAATAACCGGAAAGCAACGATGGACATCATCTTTTTAGGCGGCCTCGAAATAGACACCGTGATAGGAATTTACGAGTGGGAACGGAAAATCAAGCAAAAAGTTATCTTGGACATCGAAATGGGCTTCGACATCCGCAAAGCGGCAGCCAGCGACGATATCGCCCACGCCCTCGACTATAAAACCGTCTCTGATCGGGTAGTGGAATTCGTGGAACGCAGCGAATTCTACCTGGTGGAAACCCTGATCGAAGAAATAGCCAATATTCTGCTGGGCGAATTCCAAATTCCTTGGGTAAAAATCACCTTGAACAAAAAAGGCGCCATCAGTCGAGCTCGAGATGTCGGCATTATCATCGAACGCGGCCAAAAATAGCCCATGCCCACCGGATACATCAGCATCGGCAGTAACATCGACAAGGAAACCCATATTCCGTCGAGCCTAAACGCACTGCGCGAATTATTCGGCGAACTAACGGTATCCAGCATCTACGAAAGCGAACCGGTCGGCTTCGTCGGCGACAGCTTTTACAACCTTGTGATTGGGTTTCAGTCCGATCTGCCGGCCAAAAGCGTCGCCAAATTACTTAGGCAGGTGGAACTTGACCACGGCCGCAGCAGGGACAGCCAAAAGTTTTCCGCCAGAACGCTGGACTTGGACTTGATCCTGTACGGCGATGAAATCATCAACGACGGTCGCCTGCAAATACCAAGGGATGAAATCGAAAAATATGCGTTCGTATTGGAACCGCTGGCCGAAATCGCACCTAACTTGACCCATCCCAATACCCAAAAAAGCTATGCCGAGCTATGGCACCAATTCGATAAAAAAGACGTCAAACAAAAAAAATTGACAGTGAATTCTCAGGCTTGAAACCGGCCCATGGATCAAAAGCCTTCAGCCGGACTGATTTCCGCTAACGGTATAAACTCCGCCCACCGTCAACGTTGATGGTTTGACCGGTAATATACCCGGCGTCTTGAATCAAAAACTTAACCGCCTTGGCTATGTCGTCAGCCTCTCCCTGGCGGCCCAACGCAATTTTACTCAAGATCGCCGCACGCTCTGCTTCACTGCCACCGTGTTCCGGCCACAAAATAGCTCCAGGCGAAACAGCATTGACCCTGACTTCAGGTGCCATGTCTTTGGCCAGACAACGCGTCATCGCCAACAACCCGGCTTTGGCAATACTATAGACAGGAAAGCCAGGCAAGCCGGTTTCGGCGTGAATATCGGCGATATTCACGATACAGCCTCGCCTTGCTCTGAGCGTAGGCAACAACGCCTGCGACAAAAAGAATGGCGCTTTCAGGTTAGTGTCAAAGACTTGCTCCCAATCCTGTTCGACCACCTTACCTACCGGCTGCGGGTAAAACACAGAAGCGCTGTTCACCAACGCATCCAGCCCGCCCCAGGTTGACGCAGCCACCGTTGCCAACCGTTCGACGTCAGTTACACTCTGCAAATCGGCTTTGACCGATACCGCCGAAGCGTAACGCAGATTATTTAATGCCTCGCACAGCGCTATCGCGTCGGACTCCGAACTTTTAAAGTGTAAAACTACGTTATATCCCGCAGCATGCAACATACGGGCGCAAGCTGCGCCGATGCGCCGGGCCGCGCCGGTGACAAGCACTACGTTAGGCATCCAAGCGTTCTAATTTGCCGAAATACTGGCTATTAACCTCTTACGAATCAAGATGCACGCCACTACGGCACAAGCTACCGGCACTTGGGTCAAGACCATTTCCATCACCGAATGTTTGGCAACCAATTTAGACAGGGGCTCCAGCACGAAAAATTTGGCCAGCCACCAAGTCAACCAATACCCCACCAAGCCAATGATCGACCAGTTAAGCAACGGCGCATTTTGGTTTTTTGCCGTCAGGTAAAACCAAACCAAGGTTAAGATTCCGAACAGCTTCGCTAAAAAATACATGCCCCCTCCATCCTCATCGTTTTATTGTTATGAAAACCGATCGTAAACAGCAAATTTCAATGTAATCAATTTGCATAGAAACATCAATCTCGTCGCCGGGACAGCCAATGACTCCCTCCACTTCTAAGTTACCATCCCGAAGCCTATAATCGAGGGCGCTTGGCAATAATTACTATCAAATCAAGGGGGAACCATGCAAATTTCAAAAATTCTGATGGCAATCTTGGCTCTCGGTTTCAGCCAACCGAGCTTGAGCCAATCGACCGGCCACATAGGCCATGGCGGCAATGCCAGCGAATCAGGCTGTATCCGAGCCAAAGTCAGCCGCATCAAACCGGAACACCTGGCCAGCGTCGCGCCGGGCTCAGAATTTTCGTTTGCCGCGTCGGGTAGCAACGGCCCAGGCCACATCCACGTTAGCATTAAGCAACAAGCCGTTCCGATAACGGTGGAAGATAAAGACACGTTTTATCTGGTGAAAGGCAAATTGCCCGCTGACATCAAAAATACCACCGTCCGGGTATCGGTCAGTTTGAAAGCGAAATTCGAAAAATGCAGCGCCGAAGAAGGCTGGCTACTCAAAGTTTCGGATTAACAACACTCGGCGCCCAACTGACTATCTGGTGAAGGGCGCCGGGATCATCAAGGCCAATCCCACTCGAACAAGGTCCATTTATTGATGTTGGTGTTGTCGTCCAAGTCGTTCTTCTTCACATCCATTTCACCGTCGCCGTTGGTATCGAGCATATAGTAAGGCGGCCCGACCTGGGGCTGAATCTTAACCATGTACAGTTTACCGTTACGCCGGAACTCCTGAATCGTATCTTTACCTTTGCGAATAATGGTGATGTCCGGTTCCATTTCCTCGCCCGATTGCACCGGCGCCGGCAAATCGGGCGGCTCAGGCACCGGCGCCGGCTCATCCGGCGCCCCCCACGCTGCGACGAAGGGAGCGAAAACAAACGGTACGCAGCGAATTAAAAGGCGCATCGGAATCTCTGAGGCTAATTACGGTAGGTCATAATAATACAGTTTTCGCCTGCTGTATCGGCAACCGCCTGCTACCGACCGAAAAGACCGCGGGCACAAAAAAACCGGCAACTCACTGGAGATGCCGGTTTGCCGTCTCGCAAGACTTAGGCTTGCTTGCGCAAATATTTTTCGACGCCGGTAGTCCGGGCAAAGCCGGTGTCACTATCACTCAACGCTTGTTTCGCCACGTATTTGGCTACGCCGGAAAGACCGACAGATTCCACCTGCCTGACGTCTTGCTTGGCCATGTATTTGGCAACCCCCGTGACCTCACCGGCCGCCTTTTCCTCCGCGTGATGTTTTGCCACGTATTTGGCTACCGAACTGAGCGGTTGCACCGGATTGACCGTCAGGCGTTGTTTAGCGACATATTTAGCCACCCCCGTAGGTGTTGGCATTTGTTTCGCCGCAATTGCTTGTTTTACCAAGTAACGCGCCACTCCGGTAAGAGGCTCCGCCTGGCTTTGCAACTGCACTTGTTTCGCCAAATATTTTGCCACTCCGGTCGGCTTCGGCGCATTCTCCTGGGCCGCGGCCTGCCGCGCCAGATAGCGATCGACGGCCGAGCCCTCGATAATCACTTCACGGTCGGCAATCAACTCTTCTTGTTGCGATTGGTTCATCAGAGCCTCCGCCTTCTCGGCTTGTAATTTCGCTTCGGCCTCAACGTAACGGGCCACCAGCGCGGCTGCCGCAGCCTTTTTCGCTGCCAGCGCCTGCTCGGCCAGAAACTTGGCCACGCCGGTTACTGGCTCCTGTTCTTTCAACAGACGTTCCTGGCGCACCAAGTATTTTTCAACCCCGGTGACAACCGGCGCATCCTTGTTTACCAAGGTTTGCTTAGCCAGATACTTGCTCACTGAAGTTGCCGACGGCGCATCTTTAGCCGCAAGGTCTTTTTTGAGCACATACTTGGCAACTCCGGTCACTGCCGGTTGCTGCGCCATATTCTGGCGGATCACATATTTGGCAACCCCCGTCACCCCTGGCTCTTCGCGATCATGCTTGGTGACATATTTGGATACACCGGTAACAGGCGCGGACTTGGCTTGAATCGATTCTTTGATCAAGTACTTGGTAACCCGAGTCACCGGATTATCGGCCTGCTGGCTAAGATACTTCTCGACGCCAGTTGGTACAGCGACAGCCACGGGTTCAATCTCGATCTCCGCGGCCACTTCTTCGATTTCTTCAACCTCTTCAACCACCGCCTCGATCTCAGTTGCCTCGACGACCGTCTGTGCTGCCTGTTCAGCTTGCCGTTGCATAGCCAAATACTTGGCCACTCCTGTCAATGGCTCACCATTTCCGTCCACTTCCGGCTTTGGCGGTTCGAGTTTTTGCAAATAACGGGCAACACCGGTCAGTTGCGCATCGCTGACGCTTGAATCAGCATCCAGCCAGCTACCGTCGTCAGTAGGTTTGTCGAATAAAAAGCCGAATAAGCTATTCATCAAACTGCTTGTTGTCATTTGAGAATACTCCTGAATGTAATAATTTTTATATGTTGCGACCTACACACCAACTGCGGCGGACCACTACTAACAGAGTGCCATAAAACCGTTGTTAACGCTACGACCCCGTACCGCTGTAGACGATCTTAGGCTGAAAATTGGCAGCCGGAAATTTCGGATCGACCTCGGATTGCTGTGTCTGGTTAACGCATGGAGCCGCGCTACTCGCGGCGGCGGCAGAGTTGGCCGCAGCAGGCGCCACTTCGGCAACAGAAGAATCGCGATAAACAACTTTCGGCTGAAAATCCGCCGCCGGGTAATCAACAGCCCCTACGGACGGCGCGGCGAACAGCGATACAACAAAAGCGACAGCGGCTAGTTTAGTGTCTTTCATATTCTCCACCTTACCTTACTATTCAAATATCCCCTTGCCGGCAAGCCGGCAAGGGGTGCATACGGCCTAGTAGTTTAAAGCACTGCTTCGACGTTAGCGACGACATTGTCCACGGTGAAGCCGAACTCTTTGAAGAGCTGGCCGGCCGGGGCCGATTCGCCGAAACGGTCCATGCCCACCACGCGGCCTTGGCTGCCGGCATATTTCCACCAGCTGTCGGTCACGCCCGCTTCGACCACGACGCGTTTGGTCACGCTCGCTGGCAATACGCTGTCTTTGTAGGCCTGGTCCTGGGCTTCGAACACGTTGGTCGACGGCATGGACACCACGCGGATGTTTTTGCCTTTCGCGGCCAGCGCTTCGGCAGCTTTGACGGCCAGTTCGACTTCGGAGCCGGTGGCGATGATGATCGCATCCGGGGTGCCGTTGCTGTCTTTCAGGATATAACCGCCTTTAGCAATCGCGTCGATCTGGGCTTGGCTACGGGCCATGTGTGGCAGGTTTTGCCGTGAGAAGATCAGGGTGCTCGGGCCGTCTTGGCGTTCGATCGCCGCTTTCCAGCAAATCGCCGATTCGACCGCGTCGCACGGACGCCAGACGTGCATGTTCGGAATCATGCGCAAGGTGGCGGTTTGTTCGATCGGTTGGTGGGTCGGACCGTCTTCGCCCAGGCCGATGGAGTCGTGGGTGTAGACGAAGATGGTCGGCGCTTTCATCAGGGCGGCCATGCGCAGGGCGTTACGGGCGTATTCGCTGAACATCAGGAAGGTGGCGCCGTAGGCTTTGAAGCCGCCATGCAGGGTGATGCCGTTCATGATGGCGCTCATGCCGAATTCGCGCACGCCGTAGTAGGCGTAGTTGCCGTCGTGGCCGGGGGCGTTGATGTCTTTGCAGCCTTTCCACAGGGTCAGGTTGGAGCCGGCCAGGTCGGCGGAGCCGCCCAGCAGTTCCGGCAGCAACGGGCCGAAGCCGTTCAGGGTGTTTTGCGAGGCTTTGCGGCTGGCGATGGTTTCGGCTTTGGCGTTGACGTCGGCGATGAAGGCGTTGGCTTTTTCGCTCCAGTCGGCTGGTAATTTACCGGCCATGCGGCGTTCGAATTCGGCAGCCAGTTCCGGGTGCGCGGCTTGGTAGGCGGCGAATTTGGCGTTCCAGGCGCTTTCCAAACGGTCGCCTTTGGCTTTGGCGT comes from the Methylomonas sp. EFPC3 genome and includes:
- the rpoD gene encoding RNA polymerase sigma factor RpoD; the protein is MNQEQQQSQLKQLIAKGKAQGYLTYAEVNDHLPSDIIDPEQIDDIIGMINDMGIQVYEVAPDDDDSLITSDAVVTADDDEEVAEVAALASVDSEFGRTTDPVRLYMREMGSVELLTREEELKIAKRIEEGQRQVVGAIARSGFIVESFIEAFDSVKDDDSGVRLNDLVMGFVDLTEVEDIDVSGIEMEAPAEETEEESKTIDYEEVKLKVDALRKALKAAFASVKKHGYGHDKSEKAFDAMDEIFCEFKWTPQYLKKMVSVSEELMAAIREEERVILDICVKKAKLPRKDFINAFTANETNLEWLNQFVNSHAAYAGTLAENAEAIKAAQQRLAELEARYGLSIAVLKSICRNISLGEAKARRAKKEMIEANLRLVISIAKKYTNRGLQFLDLIQEGNIGLMKAVDKFEYRRGYKFSTYATWWIRQAITRSIADQARTIRIPVHMIETINKLNRVSRQILQELGREATPEELAERMEMPEDKIRKVLKIAKEPISMETPIGDDEDSHLGDFIEDSKMLSPVESATIAGLRESTQNVLAGLTAREAKVLRMRFGINMNTDHTLEEVGKQFDVTRERIRQIEAKALRKLRHPSRSEQLRCFLDGE
- the dnaG gene encoding DNA primase, which encodes MSGRIPRQFIDDLLVRVDIVDLIDSRVPLKKSGANYVARCPFHTEKTPSFSVNRARQIYHCFGCGASGNAIGFLMEFNHLGFVEAVEDLANFAGVDVPREAGGGFSVPVSDKQGLVRLYDVLADVARFYAEQLRSSPEGRRAQEYLNKRGVGGEIAEEFLLGYAPDRWDGVLTRFSRAELSEAGLLVVRDDGKIYDRFRGRLMFPIRDKRKRVIGFGARVLDDSLPKYLNSPETPVFSKGKELYGLCELLQRNSKPTRILVVEGYMDVIALAQFGIAYAVAALGTATSKSQIDLLFRFTSELVFCFDGDNAGRQAAWKAVDASLPCLRDGRQIKIMLLPQGQDPDSLLRSDGVESFLERIGSAQVLSDYFFANIGSGADRATVEGRAQVLAAAKPALDKVPSGFFREMMFARLQALVAMPGVIDLGEKRSTLKGGRGDASAVKDSVRLSLPRKVIALLVQHPGLAILVERQGVELEELDFSGIAVLKDVLRVIALEKPENSAILLEAFRGSAQEKTVKALAALELGVPAGGEEAEFSGALQQLCRQTREQMLNRLIDKEGREGLAPDERELLRELLKEKL
- a CDS encoding GatB/YqeY domain-containing protein, with protein sequence MDVLKERIKEDMKAAMKSGDKARLGVIRMILAAIKQVEVDERIELSDDRIISVLDKMLKQRRESIKQFRDAERHDLADIEEAEVLVIQDFLPQQFTDAEIDAMVVEAVTQVGATSVKEMGSVMALLKPKMQGKADMAVVSARIKARFIA
- the rpsU gene encoding 30S ribosomal protein S21, whose translation is MPSVKVKENEHFDIAIRRFKRACEKAGVLAEVRRREFYEKPTTERKRKGAAAVKRHLKKLARERYALKNLRRGRPQV
- the tsaD gene encoding tRNA (adenosine(37)-N6)-threonylcarbamoyltransferase complex transferase subunit TsaD, yielding MFVLGLETSCDETAVAVYHANRGLIAHTLFSQVATHAEYGGVVPELASRDHIRKLVPLIRAVLADASLQATDIGGIAYTAGPGLMGSLLVGAATARSLAWTWQVPAIAVHHMEGHLLAPMLEDNPPAFPFVALLISGGHTMLIEVTGIGHYRLLGESLDDAAGEAFDKTAKMLELDYPGGPRLAKLAEQGLSRFKFPRPMTDRPGLDFSFSGLKTFTLNALHETGQSPQDKADIAFAFQQAVAETLTIKCRRALQITGLKTLVVAGGVSANREIRHQLSAMADSANTRIYFPRPDFCTDNGAMIAYAGAQRLMAGQTQNLEIFARPRWPMEQLRQL
- the plsY gene encoding glycerol-3-phosphate 1-O-acyltransferase PlsY, translated to MMEWLLVPLAYLAGSVSSAIIVCKMMGLADPRENGSGNPGATNVMRIGGKKAAAITLVGDALKGLLPVLVAKALAVDSLVLSAVVFAAFIGHLYPVFFQFKGGKGVATSLGVTLGVAWLLGVAVAGTWFIVYKLGKISSLSALVAATLAPIYTWLIVGDAYLTATFTLISLILLWRHKSNIQRLLAGQES
- the folB gene encoding dihydroneopterin aldolase, whose protein sequence is MDIIFLGGLEIDTVIGIYEWERKIKQKVILDIEMGFDIRKAAASDDIAHALDYKTVSDRVVEFVERSEFYLVETLIEEIANILLGEFQIPWVKITLNKKGAISRARDVGIIIERGQK
- the folK gene encoding 2-amino-4-hydroxy-6-hydroxymethyldihydropteridine diphosphokinase, with product MPTGYISIGSNIDKETHIPSSLNALRELFGELTVSSIYESEPVGFVGDSFYNLVIGFQSDLPAKSVAKLLRQVELDHGRSRDSQKFSARTLDLDLILYGDEIINDGRLQIPRDEIEKYAFVLEPLAEIAPNLTHPNTQKSYAELWHQFDKKDVKQKKLTVNSQA
- a CDS encoding pteridine reductase; its protein translation is MPNVVLVTGAARRIGAACARMLHAAGYNVVLHFKSSESDAIALCEALNNLRYASAVSVKADLQSVTDVERLATVAASTWGGLDALVNSASVFYPQPVGKVVEQDWEQVFDTNLKAPFFLSQALLPTLRARRGCIVNIADIHAETGLPGFPVYSIAKAGLLAMTRCLAKDMAPEVRVNAVSPGAILWPEHGGSEAERAAILSKIALGRQGEADDIAKAVKFLIQDAGYITGQTINVDGGRSLYR
- a CDS encoding DUF2782 domain-containing protein produces the protein MRLLIRCVPFVFAPFVAAWGAPDEPAPVPEPPDLPAPVQSGEEMEPDITIIRKGKDTIQEFRRNGKLYMVKIQPQVGPPYYMLDTNGDGEMDVKKNDLDDNTNINKWTLFEWDWP
- the tkt gene encoding transketolase; protein product: MPSRRDLANAIRALSMDAVQKANSGHPGAPMGMADIAEVLWNDFLNHNPNNPKWANRDRFVLSNGHGSMLIYSLLHLSGYNLPIDELKQFRQLHSKTPGHPEYGYTDGVETTTGPLGQGITNAVGFAIAERALAGQFNRPGHDIVDHHTYVFLGDGCLMEGISHEACSLAGSMKLGKLIAIYDDNNISIDGEVRGHGDVTGWFLDNTPARFEAYGWHVIPKVDGHDPDAVKKAIEEAKKVSDKPSIICCQTIIGFGSPNKQGKEECHGAALGEAEVAATREQLGWPHAPFEIPADIYAGWDAKAKGDRLESAWNAKFAAYQAAHPELAAEFERRMAGKLPADWSEKANAFIADVNAKAETIASRKASQNTLNGFGPLLPELLGGSADLAGSNLTLWKGCKDINAPGHDGNYAYYGVREFGMSAIMNGITLHGGFKAYGATFLMFSEYARNALRMAALMKAPTIFVYTHDSIGLGEDGPTHQPIEQTATLRMIPNMHVWRPCDAVESAICWKAAIERQDGPSTLIFSRQNLPHMARSQAQIDAIAKGGYILKDSNGTPDAIIIATGSEVELAVKAAEALAAKGKNIRVVSMPSTNVFEAQDQAYKDSVLPASVTKRVVVEAGVTDSWWKYAGSQGRVVGMDRFGESAPAGQLFKEFGFTVDNVVANVEAVL